A region of the Burkholderiales bacterium genome:
ATCGACCCGGACGAGTGTATCGACTGCACGCTGTGCGTGCCGGAATGTCCGGTGGAAGCGATCTTTGCGGAGGACGACGTGCCCGCAGAGCAGCGGGATTTCATCGCGCTGAACAAGGAGTTGTCCAAGGTGTGGAAGCCGATCACCGAAAAGAAGGAGGCACCGCCCGATGCCGACGACTGGAAGGACGTGAAGGCCAAGCGCCAGTACCTGGAGAAATAGGCCCTTCGGTGGCCGCAGCGGCTGCCCCATGTCCGAACCTTCCGCTGCACCGCTCGAGCGCGCCGCCGGCCCTGGAGCGCTGGTTGAGCGTGTCGCCCGCGATCTGCTGGAGGAACATCGCGAAACGCTCCCCGACCTGGGGCGTGCGGTCGTAGTCCTGCCCAATCTCCACTGCGCGTCCGAGATCGCGCGCGCGCTGGCACGCACGGCCGGGCGCATGCTCCGGTTACCACGCTT
Encoded here:
- the fdxA gene encoding ferredoxin FdxA, giving the protein MTYVVTESCIKCKYTDCVDVCPVDCFREGPNMLVIDPDECIDCTLCVPECPVEAIFAEDDVPAEQRDFIALNKELSKVWKPITEKKEAPPDADDWKDVKAKRQYLEK